The Sulfurospirillum tamanense DNA window TCTGTTAGTAACTGGTTCAGCGTCGCTTCGCGCTCGTCGTTGCGCATCCCGCCACGCGCCTTACCCACTGCGTCTATCTCGTCGATAAAGACGATGGAAGGCGCATAGGACTTGGCCTTAGCAAACAGCTCGCGCACCCGTTTTGCCCCCATCCCTACGTAAATCTGCACAAAACTTGCCCCACTTTGGTAAAAAAACGGCACATTTGCCTCACCCGCCACGGCTTTGGCTATCATGGTTTTTCCCACCCCTGGAGGCCCCACAAGTAACACGCCTTTAGGAAGCGTTATCCCAAATGAACGGTATTTGCTAGGGTACTTTAAAAAATCTACGATTTCCGAAAGCTCCTCTTTCACCCCCTCAATCCCCGCTACGTCTTTAAAACTCACCGTTGAAGCCACAGGGGTGATGCGCGCGGGCATGAGCGTTTCAAGCTCAAAGGCATGGTTGCGTTGTTGTTGGGTTTGCTGTTGGTCTTGGTTTTCCTTGTAGCGTTTGCCGTAAGAAAGCAAGGCAATCAACCCCGCAAACATAATCCCAAACAACACCAAGTCATACAACAGCGGATTGTCTTTTTTCACCTCAACAGGCACGTGCTTAAGGAGTTCATCAATCACCACACCGTCTTTGACGATGCTGTAGTAGCCCGTTTTGGTGTAAAACACCACTTCGTCTTTTTCGATTCTTGCTTTTTCGATGGCGTTGGTGCTAAGCAGGGTTTCGTACATCTTAAGGTCAATAGCTTCAGGTCGGTTGCGCAGATACCCAAAGAGCAAAAGCCCCACAACAACACACAACGCCATCACGGCGATAGCGAGTTTTTGAGACTTAAAAAATGGCTTCATTATGTGTCTCCTTTGCTTCGTGTCTGGTCAAGCTTACCCATTCTTTCGTCAAATCTTTAGAGGTATAAATCTTCACGCGGTTATAAAACTGGTCGTATCCTGTACAAACATTTCCCTCTTTTTCTTCCACTAAGACTTCTAGCGTCACGCCCTCGTGCGCCTTACGAAAGGCAAAGTTTTTAGCTTCGATGAGCGCGGTGACTTGCTTGAGGCGTTCTTTGGCGATGTCCCCTGCGATTTGAGGTTTCATGGTTGACGAGGGTGTGCCGTCGCGTTTGCTGTAGGTAAAACAGTGCAGGTGCGTCAGCGGAAGGGCTTCCAAACGACGGTACGCATCTTCCCAGACTTGGGGCGTTTCACCCGGATGTCCGGTGATAAAATCCGTCCCTAGTGCAAACCCATATTCTCGAAGTTCCCAAAATAACTCTGTGTCTTTTTCGATGGTATTGCGCCGTCGCATGAGGCGCAGCATCTGGGGCGAAGTGTGCTGAAGCGCTACATGTAAATGCCGCTCCAACCACGGCTCACTCAAAATCTCCCGAAAACTCGCATCAATCTGTACAGGCTCAATGCTCCCAAGGCGGACACGGCGGATGCCCGAAACCGCGCCGATTTTCCCCACCAAACGCCCCAGCGAACTCCCCTTG harbors:
- the mtaB gene encoding tRNA (N(6)-L-threonylcarbamoyladenosine(37)-C(2))-methylthiotransferase MtaB gives rise to the protein MKKVFFKTFGCRTNIYDTEVMASSLGAFERVMSEAEADIVVVNSCTVTNGADVGARGYVNQQNRLGKKVVLAGCGALSKGQELFDKGLVFGVLGHSERENIQSLLSRPAPFFEAGDLTSIDQKIVSEYEGKTKAFVKIQEGCDFRCSYCIIPLVRGNARSQEEEVILSQVKTLAKNGYGEVVLTGTNIGSYGKDKGSSLGRLVGKIGAVSGIRRVRLGSIEPVQIDASFREILSEPWLERHLHVALQHTSPQMLRLMRRRNTIEKDTELFWELREYGFALGTDFITGHPGETPQVWEDAYRRLEALPLTHLHCFTYSKRDGTPSSTMKPQIAGDIAKERLKQVTALIEAKNFAFRKAHEGVTLEVLVEEKEGNVCTGYDQFYNRVKIYTSKDLTKEWVSLTRHEAKETHNEAIF
- a CDS encoding AAA family ATPase, which codes for MKPFFKSQKLAIAVMALCVVVGLLLFGYLRNRPEAIDLKMYETLLSTNAIEKARIEKDEVVFYTKTGYYSIVKDGVVIDELLKHVPVEVKKDNPLLYDLVLFGIMFAGLIALLSYGKRYKENQDQQQTQQQRNHAFELETLMPARITPVASTVSFKDVAGIEGVKEELSEIVDFLKYPSKYRSFGITLPKGVLLVGPPGVGKTMIAKAVAGEANVPFFYQSGASFVQIYVGMGAKRVRELFAKAKSYAPSIVFIDEIDAVGKARGGMRNDEREATLNQLLTEIDGFEDSSGVMVIAATNRIEMIDEALLRSGRFDRRIFLPMPDFEDRQKILRTYLKDKPSSVDVEEVARMSVGFSGAALATFVNEAAINALRRGGVSIVLEDFQAVRDKVLLGKHKVMSLSETEKRIQASYQAAKALCAHWFEVEFDKVTLMNDRLKEIDREIESKTQMMGKMKVYLAGMAASKMLYNEHYSNSKEDLARARELAEAMVNTYGMGASLFPQATDLATLLGEASKEVESFLEGMRTPLEAITERLLAKESVTKEEIGTIMRECF